A single genomic interval of Zingiber officinale cultivar Zhangliang chromosome 4A, Zo_v1.1, whole genome shotgun sequence harbors:
- the LOC121972616 gene encoding benzyl alcohol O-benzoyltransferase-like produces MASSSLTFTVRRQEAVLVAPAETTPREFKRLSDVDDQDGLRFHILVIQFYRDNPSMAGQDPCKVIREALARALVFYYPFAGRIRETEGRKLVVECTGEGVLFIEADADVCLDQFGDALQPPFPCLEKLLWNVPGSDGVLHCPLLLIQVTRLLCGGFVFALRHSHTMSDGSGIVQFMNAVAELARGSAGPSLAPVWSREVLEARHPPRVTCVHREYEDVPGTIVPFDDMVHRSFFFGKAEVAALRRRVPEHLRNSSTFEILTAFLWKCRTVAIGANAEEEVRIIFVVNARGKSGLGLPAGYYGNAFALPAAVSTAGKLSSNPIGYALDLVKKAKSAVSDEYMRSLADLMALRGRPHFTVVRSYVVSDVTRLGFRDVDFGWGKAAYGGPAKGGVGAIPGLSSFYVSMKNSKGEEGIVVPVCLLAPAMDKFTQEVHNLMEEVDDKDATEQQSQGGAPTLSLKSKI; encoded by the coding sequence ATGGCATCCTCCTCCCTCACCTTCACCGTTCGCCGGCAAGAGGCCGTTCTAGTGGCTCCTGCAGAGACCACCCCTCGCGAGTTCAAGCGCCTCTCCGATGTGGACGACCAGGATGGGCTGCGCTTCCACATCCTGGTCATCCAATTCTACCGCGACAACCCTTCCATGGCTGGACAAGACCCCTGCAAGGTGATCAGGGAAGCCTTGGCCAGGGCTCTCGTCTTCTACTACCCCTTTGCTGGCCGGATCAGGGAGACGGAGGGAAGGAAGCTGGTGGTGGAGTGCACCGGTGAGGGCGTGCTGTTCATCGAGGCCGACGCTGACGTCTGTCTTGATCAGTTCGGCGACGCCCTGCAGCCGCCGTTCCCCTGTTTGGAGAAGCTCCTCTGGAACGTCCCTGGATCGGATGGCGTCCTCCATTGCCCGTTGCTGTTGATTCAGGTGACGCGGTTGCTGTGCGGCGGCTTCGTCTTCGCGCTCCGCCACAGCCACACCATGTCCGACGGTTCCGGCATCGTTCAGTTCATGAACGCCGTGGCGGAGCTGGCTCGAGGTTCGGCCGGCCCTTCCTTAGCTCCGGTCTGGTCGCGTGAGGTATTGGAGGCGCGACACCCTCCCCGAGTCACCTGCGTCCACCGCGAGTATGAAGACGTCCCCGGCACCATCGTCCCATTCGACGACATGGTACACCGTTCCTTCTTCTTCGGCAAGGCCGAGGTGGCCGCCCTCCGGCGCCGCGTTCCGGAGCACCTCCGGAACAGCTCCACCTTCGAGATCCTCACTGCCTTCCTCTGGAAGTGCCGCACCGTCGCCATCGGAGCCAACGCCGAGGAGGAGGTCCGGATCATCTTTGTCGTTAACGCTCGAGGCAAATCCGGCCTGGGCCTCCCTGCGGGGTACTACGGGAACGCCTTCGCTTTGCCGGCGGCGGTGTCCACGGCTGGAAAGCTGTCCAGCAACCCCATCGGGTACGCGCTGGACCTGGTAAAGAAAGCCAAGTCGGCGGTGAGCGACGAGTACATGAGGTCGCTGGCGGACCTGATGGCGCTGCGCGGGCGGCCGCACTTCACGGTGGTGCGGTCGTACGTGGTCTCCGATGTGACTCGGTTAGGGTTCAGAGACGTTGATTTCGGGTGGGGGAAGGCGGCGTACGGAGGCCCAGCGAAGGGCGGAGTCGGAGCCATTCCTGGATTGTCAAGCTTCTACGTATCTATGAAAAATAGCAAGGGGGAGGAGGGGATCGTCGTCCCAGTGTGTTTACTGGCCCCTGCCATGGACAAGTTCACACAAGAAGTGCACAACCTGATGGAGGAGGTCGACGACAAGGACGCAACGGAGCAACAATCACAGGGCGGGGCGCCAACATTGTCTCTAAAGTCtaaaatttga